The DNA segment CCAGATCGAAATTCACCACGTCGGTCCGGAAGGGGATCTACTCACGCAAGATTTTACTACCTCCGACACACCACGAATAACGAAGAGCGACCGTGTCGGCAGAAACGATCCCTGTCCATGTGGCAGCGGCCTGAAATACAAAAAATGCTGCATCAACAAGGCCATGTGATCCGAGATCCAAGCGGTCTCTTCCCCAGCAAATCGCCAGACGATTATCTAATTGTCGCCTTTCGCGCAGCAAAAGTAGGCCGGACCAAAGAGCGACAGCGATGCCGTTCCGGCAAACGCTCCCAACGTGGAGAACTCAGCAAGCACGAGTCTCGGGGGACGTGTGATTTATAAATGACGAAAGTCTGGCTCCCCTCGCCCCCAAGCGAGCTCTTTGTTGCGGAAGAAATCTCTGCTAGCTCATTGCGTGATCCCTGCCTCTTTGTTTGATTTAGCGGAGCTTGCTTGGGGGAGAAGGGGAAATTTCCAGCCGGCGATTTTTCCAGCGAAGACGCGCTTAATGCCTCGAATTGCAAGCGGTTATGCCACGCCTTTCCCAACGCTGTCGGCCCCTCTCCCCCAGCCCCTCTCCCCAAAAAGGCCTTTGAATCGTACTTAATTGAATTAGCTGACGAACCGTTGATCCAGTATCAAACCTGTTTTAAGCGAGCTTGTTTTGAGGGCGAGGGGAGCCGGAGTTTCTTCACTTATTCTTTTCACGCTCCCTCGAAAAGCGACATTTCCTTCCAACGACCGATTGTTGTGCCTGCGGAAATCACTGCCCGCGTTTTCGGCTATGATGAATACCGACATGAGTGGTGGATGCATGGACCTTGCTTGGCTTTGAGTTCGCGAAATTTTATGAATTGGGGATTCCGGTTTGACGAAAATTCGATTCAGGACAATGGGCAAACTTGATCGACTTGCCAGGCGATGCGTCGTCATTTGCCTGTTCGGTTTCAGTGTTTGTCTGTTGATTGGCTCCTTCTCGATCCCCGCGCATGCCGACGAACCTTCCGCGATCACTGATGAGAGCGAGATTCTTTTCGTACGCCGAATCGCACCTCTGTTTCGTGAAAAATGTTTGGGATGCCATGGTCAAGATCCCGAATTGATTGAAGGCAACCTTGATTTTCGCTCGATCCATCCATTGACCGCTGGCGGCGAAAGTGGCGAAGCGGGGATTGTTGTCGGCAATCCTGAGGAGAGCTCGATCTACTTGGCTTCGCTCCGCGGCGAAGAAGATTTCTCTGCGATGCCGCCCAAGGAAAGTGAAGCTCTCAGCGATCAGCAGCTCTCCTGGTTGAAACGGTGGATCGAAACGGGTGCCAAGTGGCCTACGGAGGAAACCGTAAAAGCGATCGAACAACAGTATGCTGAGGCTTGGTCCGCTGAAGATGGCGTGATCGTTGCAACGTCTGGCGGACTGGACGCGAACTGGACCAATCGCCGCTATGACCCGGCCGGCCTCTGGGCGTACCAACCGCTAAAGCATGCGGAGATTCCTCCAGGGCAGAAATCACCCATCGATCATTTTATCCTTGATACGATGCCCGACGGCCTTGCGGTCGCCCCCCGGGCCGACCGGAGGACTCTGATTCGCCGGGCCGCATTCGATTTGACCGGTTTGCCTCCAACACCTGAGCAGGTCGCAAATTTCTTAGACGATCCAGCCGACGATCAAGTGGCGTTTGCTGCTTTGGTTGACCGCTTACTCGATTCGCCTCATTACGGCGAACGTATGGCGCAGCACTGGCTTGATGTGACTCGCTACGCTGACTCTTCGGGCTTTGCCAACGACTATGAACGAGGCAACGCGTGGCGGTACCGCGATTATGTGATTCGTTCCTTCAACGATGACAAACCGTACAACGATTTCATCCGTGAACAGATTGCCGGCGATGAAATCACCCCCGATGATCCAGAAGGGATTATTGCCGCCGGATTCCTTCGCATGGGACCTTGGGAATTGACCGGGATGGAAGTCGCAAAAGTTGCACGCATGCGATTCCTGGACGACGTAACGAATAGCGTCGGTGAAACCTTTCTCGGTCAATCGCTGCAGTGCTGCCGTTGTCACGATCACAAATTCGATCCGATCCCCACACGTGACTACTACAGCGTCCAAGCAATCTTTGCGACCACTCAGTTGGCAGACCGACAAGCCAAGTTTACCAGCGACGAAAACATCGCGGGATTCGAGGAAAGAACCTACCTGGAAGCTCGCAGCAAAGGATACGAAAACGTACGCGAGCAAATGGACAAGGCGCTGCTAGAGAATGCTGAACAATGGTACGCAGCAGAGAATCGTGACATGGAACAATGGAAGGAGGCTGTCGCGAAAGCGAAACAAGGCAAAACGGCTCGTGGCGTTTTTGTTGCCGCTCGCAAATCACTGATGGCATCGGGCATCAAACAACAAGATCTACCGCCGATCAAAGTTGGATTCACTCCCCAGCAATTTGGACTGGAACGAGTCGCTAGAAAAGGGCTGGAGCGTCTGAAGTGGGAGTTCGACCGTTATCAACCGTTCGCACATTCCGTCTACAACGGTCACACCCCGTCCCTGAAGTCGGTGCCCAACCCTCTGCGACTGCCCAAAGACCGAACAAAAGGAGAACTAGAAACGCCGGTCATTCACACCGGCGGGGATCCGTTTGCTGAAGGAGAACCGGTTCAGCCAGGAGTACTAAGTGTCATCACAAACCAAGTTTCGACCGAAGTGCCCAAAACCATCTCAGGTCGTCGAACGGCGCTCGCCAACTGGATTGCCGACTCCGCCAATCCGCTTACAACGCGGGTGATCGTCAATCGAATCTGGCAATGGCACTTTGGGCAGGCGATTGCCGGCAACCCCAACAACTTTGGTTCGACCGGCAAGCGTCCGACGCATCCACTTTTGCTTGATTTCTTAGCCCAGCAGTTGATTGCTGGCGACTGGTCGATCAAATCCCTGCATCGTCAGATCATGAACTCGGACGCATACTGTCGCAGTTCACATCATCCTGACCGAAAGCAACTATCAAATCTGGATCCACAAAACGAATCCTACGCGGCTTTTATGCCTCGACGTCTAAGCGCCGAAGAACTCCGCGATGCGATGCTAAGCGTCAGTGTGCAACTGAATGACGCGATTGGTGGCATCCCTTGTCGTCCGATCATTAACGCCGAAGTCGCGTTGCAGCCACGTCAAGTCATGGGCACGTTTGCGGCTGCCTGGACACCAAACCCCAAGCCCGCCCAGCGCAACCGTCGTTCGATCTACGTATTAAAACTCCGCGGATTGGTCGATCCCAGCCTGGAAGTCTTTAACGCTCCCTCGCCTGATTTCTCCTGCGAACGCCGAGACACCTCCACGGTCACTCCGCAGGTCTTCACAATGTTTAACAGTCACAGCACGCATACGAGAGCCTTGGCGTTGGCAAAGGATGTCATGACCGACAACGCAGATCCATCCGAAGTGATTCGCCGTGTCTACTCGCGACTATTCAGTCGCGACGCGACCGACAGGGAGATCACGCGTTGCCTTGCCCACTGGAATCAAATTGAAACGATGCTGCCATCCGAAGCCCCAAATCGCGAACCGCCTCCCCGGCAGATCGTGCGTGAAGCGGTCGAAGAGAACACGGGCGAACGATTCACTTTCATCGAACGTTTACATGCTGTCGATGATTTCGAACCGGATGTCCAGCCAAGCGACGTCTCCCGTCGTACACGTGCTTTAGCGGATCTCTGTTTAGTGCTGCTTAATAGCAATGAGTTTGTTTATGTCTACTAATCGCCGAAATTTCCTGTACTCGATGGGGACATCTCTGGGCAGCGTCGCCCTGTCCGCAATGCTGGCGGACGAAGCGGCCGCGACATCGCCGTCCAACGCAGCGAAACCGACTGGTCCGATGGCACCCAAACAAGGTCATTTTCCAGCCAAGGCAAAGAACTGCATCTTTCTGATGATGGAAGGGGGGCCATCGCATATCGATACGTTCGATCCCAAACCATCGCTTGGCAAAATGCACCTGAAGGAGTTCACCCGCAAAGGCGAACAAAAATCGGCGATGGAAAGCGGCAAACGCTACTACGTGGAAAGTCCCTTCGGATTTACCAAACATGGCGAAAGTGGTGCCGACATGGCGGACAACTGGACGCACCTGGCATCGGTCGCCGATGACCTGTGCTTCTATCGCGGATGTCAAGTCGATAGCGTCAATCACCCGACAGCGATGTATCAGATGAACTGCGGTAATCGTTTTGGCGGCGATCCGGGATTGGGCGCATGGATCACCTACGGACTGGGAAGCGAGAATCAAAACCTGCCAGGATTTTTGGTGCTGCCTGAAGTGTCGTACCCGCAGGGGGGGGCCGCGAACTGGAGCAATGGTTACTTGCCAGCCTTCTACCAAGGAACGCCGCTACGCCCCAAAGGCTCCCCTATTCTGGACCTGCGGCCGCCGGCTGGTGTGACTTCAGAGAGGCAACGGGCGAACCTGGACTTTTTGAGTCAAATCAACGCCACCCACGCTGCGGAACACCCGGGACATGACGATCTGAACGCCCGGATCGAAAGTTATGAACTCGCTTTTCGTATGCAGACGGAAGTTCCCAATGCAATCGACCTGTCCGGTGAAGATTCACGCACGCTGGACATGTACGGTATCGATGGGAAGGCGACCGATTCTTTCGGTCGCAAATGTTTACTGGCTCGAAAGATGGTCGAAAAAGGCGTTCGCTTTATCCAGCTGTACAACGGGTCCTGGGACAGCCATGACTATATCGAAAGGGCACATGGCAATCTGGTTCGAGGCGTCGACCAACCGATCGCGGCGTTGATCAAAGATCTGAAACAACGAGGGCTTCTTGAAAGCACGCTCGTCGTCTGGTGCGGCGAGTTCGGTCGGACGCCAGACAACGGGGTACGAGGCGGAGTCGCCTATGGACGCGACCATAACCCCAATGCGATGACGATCTGGATGGCAGGCGGAGGTTGCAAAGCAGGCCACACGATCGGGGCAACGGATGAATTAGGCATGTCGGCTGTCGAAAACGTCCATCACGTCCGCGATTTCCATTGCACGCTGCTGCGGTTGTTAGGACTGGACGACAACAAACTGACCTATTACCACGCCGGCCGCTTTAAACAGCTCAGCCAGTTCGGCGGCAAAGTCATCGGAGAACTGATCGCCGGGTAGCACAAGTGCCTGCACTACGGGGATGGATCACATTGCAGGCTGGATAAAAATACAGGCTGGCAGCCTGCACTACGGGAGGTTTTGGCGAAGCGATCGTGGCTTGCCGTGTGCACCGGTTGCTGCGAAATTGAGGGGATGCCCCAGCCTATCCAACTACAAATCGACCAGATTTTCCGCGATGCGTCGCGGCAGGTTTTTGCCTCGTTGGCTCGTGGGTTTTGCGATCTTGACTTGGCTGAAGACGCTATGCAGGAGGCGTTCGCTACAGCGACCATTCAATGGCCCCACTCAGGCGTCCCCGATAATCCAATCGCTTGGCTGATAACCACCGGTCGTTTCAAAGCGGTAGATGTGATCCGTCGCCGCGAAAAACTAAAAGAAATCAGTGCCGAAGTTGCCAACCGGTTAAAGCAGGTCGCTCAGGTTAATGCGTCTCGCTCCGGCGCCCAGATTGAAGATGACCGATTGCGGTTGATCTTTACTTGTTGCCACCCGGCGATCGACTTAAAAATCCAAGTCCCTCTCACGCTGCGTGAAGTCTGTGGTCTGACTACCGATGAGATCGCTCGAGCGTTCCTGACAACCCCAGCGACGATGGCTCAGCGTATCGTTCGAGGCAAAGCAAAAATCCGCGATGCCGCGATTCCATTTGCCATTCCTGAGCTGGCAGACCTCCCCGATAGACTTGATTCAGTGCTATCGGTGATCTATTTGATCTTCAACGAAGGCTATTCCGCATCAAGCGGTGATTCGCTCACGCGAGCCGACCTGTCCAGCGAAGCCATCAGGCTCTGCCGGCTGTTACTCGAATTACTAGAAGACGCCGAAGTGATGGGCCTGCTCGCGCTGATGCTGCTTCATGAATCGCGCCGAGAGACTCGTCAGACCAGCGACGGCGACATCGTCCTCCTTGAAGATCAAGACCGTAGCCGCTGGGACCAAGACTTGATTACCGAAGGGCAACGTTTGATTGAACGTTCGCTCGCGTCTCGGCGATTCGGGTTTTACACGATCCAAGCGGCGATCTCCGCCGTCCATGCCGGTGCCGCGTCCCCTAACGAAACGGATTGGAATCAGATCGTCGCGTTATACAACGTGCTGCTACGGATCGAGCCATCCCCAGTAATCGAACTCAACCGAGCCGTCGCCGTCGCGATGCATGATGGACCCGAATCGGGGCTAAAGCTCATTGAAGCAATTCTCGACCGCGGTGAACTGCTTAACTATTCGCTTGCCCACGCCGCTCGTGGCGAACTGCTTCGGCGGATCGGTCGAACAACGGACGCAAGCGAAGCTCTCGAAACAGCGTTGACGATGACCCAGCAGGCATCCGAGAAACGTTTTCTCACGAAAAAGCTAGCGAAATTGCGATCTCTATAAGCCCCAAGCTCTTCGTCGCACAAGAATATTAAAAAAATCTCAAATCGCTGTCGATTTGATTCGTCGCCATTCGACTAGATAGCAGAACCTCAAAAAACACTGCAATCTCCGGAGATCAACATGAAGTTCATTTGCTTAGGCTATTCAGACCATGCCAAATTCGCAGAGATGTCCGAGGCCGAGATAGGAGCATTGATGGACGAGTGTTTTGCCTACGACGACGTGCTGCGGAGGGGCGGTCATTTCATTGGCGGAGAAGCTTTGCAGGCCGCCGAACAAGCGGTCACTCTGCGATATCGAAACGGAACCGCCGAGGCGACAGACGGCCCCTACGCGGAAACCAAAGAGCAGCTTGGGGGCCTCTTGATTCTCGAAGCCGACAACATGACACACGCCGTCGAACTGATGTCCAAGCATCCAGGCGTCAAAGCAGGTCCGTTCGAAATTCGCCCTGCAGACGAAACCATCAACGCGATGATCGAAGCACGCAATCAACAATCCAACAGTCAAAACCAACAATAGGAAAAGACGACAATGAGAGTCATGGTTATCGTGAAAGCAACGAAAGCTTCTGAAGCGGGCGAACTGCCAAGTACCGAATTGCTGGAAGCAATGGGCAAATTTAACGAAGAATTGGTCAACGCAGGAATCATGAAATCGGGCGACGGTCTAAAGCCCAGCTCGACCGGGATGCGAGTCCGTTTCCGCGGTAACGAGCGAATCGTCACCGACGGCCCGTTCATCGAAACAGCTGAATTAATCGCTGGCTATTGGCAGTGGGAAGTCGACTCGATGGACGAAGCGCTCGAGTGGGTAAAGCGGTGCCCTAACCCGATGACGGAGGAATCCGACATCGAAATCCGACAGTTCTACGAAATGGCGGATTTTGCTGAAAACGATCCTGATGGCAACATCGCTGAACAGGAATCCCAATTGCAGACCGCAACCGCAATGCAGGAAAGCACGCTCACCCCGTACCTCTTCTTCGGTGGTCGATGTGATGAGGCCCTCGCGTTTTACAAACAATCTCTCGGCGCGAACGTCGTAATGCTGATGCGATTTAGCGAAAGCCCCGATCCCGTCCCCGAAGGAATGCTACAGGATGGATTCGAAAACAAAGTCATGCACGCGACCGTCCGAATTGGCCAACAGAACATAATGTGCTCAGATGGATGCGGTGACGCAACAAGTTTCAACGGCTTTCGTTTAACTCTATCGCAGCCGTCAACCGACGAGTGCAAGCGAGCCTTCGAAGCCCTAGCAGAGGGCGGAAACATCGATATGCCGCTGTCCAAAACGTTTTGGGCTACGCTTTATGGAATGGTAACGGATAAGTTTGGGGTCGGATGGATGGTGATGGTCCCGGAACCACAAAACTAGCTCGCTGCTTTTTGCTCGCGTCTTAATCCTAATCCTAATCCTGCCAGCACCTTACTCCGGTGCGTAATACTGTTTCTGCGAGTTCTGAATTGATGGGAGAGGGACAGGAAGGAGGTAGCGTCGCATTTGATGGAGTGGGCGAAGAGGGATTAAGATTATGATTAGGATTACGATTAAGACGGGGATTGGGATTGAGAATTTTCATCCGAGTCAATTTGAAGCGGGGATGCAGGGCAACTCTCTATTTACTGCGGGGCTTTGGGGTGATGCGGGAATTTGACCATGAGAGACTGAATGTTTACCAGCGTTCGATTTGCTTTGTTGCTTGGACATCCGAACTTCTTGATTCGATCCCAAAATCACAATCGGTTCACAACCAATTAGATCGTGCCTCGACCTCCGTCCCTCTGAACATTGCGGAAGGAAATGGAAAATACAAAGAGGCGGACCGTTGCAAATACTTCAATACCGCAAGAGGTTCTGCGCTGGAATGTGCGGCCTGCTTGGACGTTATGGTCGCGAAAGGTTTACTCGACCGTGAACTTGCAAAAACGGGGAAACAGACGCTGATCCAAATTGTCTCGATGCTGGTTGGCTTAATCCGGTCGAATTCGGCGGGGCGTACTCACTGAGTTCCCGACATCGATGCAAAGTTCTCTCAATAATTCTCAAATGAAAGAAAACGGACAATGAACAAAAAAGGGCTAGAAATGAATCCGGTTTGCTGGTTCGAGATTTACGTGCAAGACATGCCGCGTGCAACGGCTTTCTACGAAACCGTTTTGGGCGTCAGCCTAGAGCACCTTCCCGCGCCCAGCGGAGAGATCGAATTGATGGCATTCCCTATGGCGATGGACCGTCCTGGAGCGGCTGGTGCCTTAACGAAAATGGACGGAGTTAAATCGGGCGGAAACAGCACGCTCGTCTACTTTTCCTGCGAAGACTGTGCTATGGAAGCGTCCCTTGTCCAGGCCGCAGGCGGCAGCATCCAAAAACCCAAGACCGCGCTCGGTCAATACGGCTTCATGGTGTTGGCCATGGATACCGAAGGAAACCTGTTCGGACTTCACTCACAGAAATGATCTAAAAAATGCGAAATGTTATTACTCCTTGCTTGTGGTTTGTCGACAACGCTGCGGAAGCGGCAGAGTTCTACACCTCAGTCTTTCCCGATTCAAAAATCGTCCATCAAATGCTCAGCCAAGATGACTGGCCGGGCGGAAAAGCAGGGGACGTTCTGCTGGTTGAATTTGAATTGCAAGGCCAAGCATACCAAGCTCTCAACGGTGGTCCAAACGACCCATTCAACGAACGCGTGTCGCTCTCCGTCCTCTGCAAAGATCAAACGGAAGTCGACCGCTACTGGGAAGAACTCATCGCCGACGGTGGTGAGCCGATCATGTGCGGGTGGCTGAAGGACAAATACGGCGTGCGATGGCAAATTGTGCCCGAAGCGTTTTTCCGGATGGTCAAAGATACCGATCTCGAAAAGTCTCGGCGCGTGATGCAGGCGATGACTCAGTTGGTCAAGCTGGATGTCGCGAAACTCACCCAAGCCTATCAAGGAAAACAATGAACGGATCAAAGAAAGCTCGGATCACCGGTTGGGTTCTAAGCATTCTCATTTCACTATTCTTAATCGTTGCAAGCGCGTCGGGAAAGTTTACCGAATGGGAAGGAAAAGCTGAAATGTTCGAGAAAATGGGATGGAGCGAAGATGTAATGTTTAAAATCGGCATCGTCGAAGTTGCGATCGCGGTCCTCTTTTTGATACCCCGCACCGCGTTCGTCGCGGCAATCCTGCTGGCCGCATACCTAGGGGGTGCAACGGCAACCCACGTCCGTGCTGAAGAAGCGTTCTTCATCCCGATCGTTTTCGGAGTCATCGCGTGGATCGCGCTTGGATTACGTCAACCGGAAGTATTTCGACTTGCCTTTGGCAAACCCAACGCACTAACAGAGAGGAACCTTTAACATGAAATACATGTTGCTAATCTACGGATCGGAGGACTGCTGGACCGAGGACGAACGCAGGGAGTGCATGATCGAATCGATGGCGATCAGCAAGGAACTGGAGTCGCAAGGCAAACTAATCGCTTCCGCTCCACTGCACTCTGTCCAGACTGCAACCAGCGTCCGAGTCCGCAGCGACCGACAGGAAATCACCGACGGCCCTTTCGCAGAAACGACCGAGCAACTGGGCGGCTACTACATCATCGATGTCGATAATTTAGACGAAGCGATCGCCATATCAGCCAGACTTCCGCCGGCAAAAAAAGGAACCGTGGAAATCCGACCGATCTTTCCGCTACCCGAATAGGGTTGAACATTGGACCGACTTTGTGCGGCTAAAATAATCAAACGACCCTCGACGATTGCCGCACGCAAAGGGTAAACAAGTCAGGCCGACGGTAACCCGGCCTCACGTGTTCTCTTCCTGTCCGCGTGTTAAACGTTTGACCAATATGGCAACCACCACGCTTAAAACAATCGCGACCAGACCGCAAACGATCGCGGTTTGGTAATGTCCGAAAATAAGATTGCCGACTCCGGGCAAGACGGCGTAGACGATCCCTGTTGCACAAATCGCTGCAAAGATCGACAGCCCCAAGTCTCGGTCGACGATCACCGTGGGATTACGATCGGCGACCGGTTTCCAAAAGGGTCCGTCCGGCCTTACCTTCTGATAAAAACGATCAAGCGTTTCGGCATCAACGGGAGGCGTCAGCCAGGTCACGATCAACCACAACACAATCGTCATCACGGCGACTGCAAACATCTTCACCTCAGGCCCCAGGACGGGTCCATCACCGTCGGGCGTGACCATCCCCGTCACCACCGCAAGCGGCTCGACCGTGAAGAAAAAGACCAGCGAACCGAACATGGACACGATTTCCGTCCAAGCATTGATCCGCCACCAGAACCAACGCAACATGAACACCGCCCCCGTCCCTGCACCAAGTGCCAACAACAATCGCCAAGCCGCATCCACCGACTGACCAAACATCAACACCGAAGCGATTCCACCAGCAACCAATACGATCACCGACGCGTAACGTGAGGCACGGTTCAATTGCCGGTCGCTGGCATCAGGGGAAATGAAACGCTGGTAGACATCGCGCACCAAATAAGATGCCCCCCAGTTCATTTGAGTACTTAGCGTCGACATAAACGCCGCGAAGAAAGTGACCGTCAACAAACCTCGCAGCCCGGGTGGACTAAGGTCACGCATCACTCTCGGGAATCCGACGCCCGAATTAAACGCGGGGTCGGCAAGTTCCCCCTGACGTAGATCGGGATACATCGCCAGCGCGGCCAGCGCCACAATCAGCCATGGCCATGGGCGGACACAATAGTGAGCGATCTGAAACCAGAGAGTTGCCAGCAGTGAATGTCGTTCATCCTTGCAAGCGGCCATCCGCTGGACAACAAATCCACCTCCGCCCGGTTCTGCGCCGGGATACCAAGTCGCCCACCACTGCACCAACATCAGAAGCAAAAAAACATGCAACGGCAGCCATGCGTTGTCCCCTGAAAAATCAGGAATTAGATCAAACGCGGCGGATCCCCCTTCGCCAAAATTCTCGATCACTTTCGCTTCTAGTTGCGAAGCTCCACCAAAGTGCGAAATTGCCAGCCATGCAAGCGCAATGCAGCCGAACATGCCTAAACAAAACTGAAACGCATCGGCGACCGCAACGCCCCACATTCCCGACATCGTGCCGTACAACCCCACCATCGCCAGCGTCCCGAAAATGATCAGCCATGGACGGACGGAGAGCGCATGTGCGCCAAACACGGTCTGCTCCAGCGCCGAAGCCGGGACCTCATAAAAAATGGTCTCGTCCAACACCATGAACATCGCCGACGTCACCCAACCGATGATGATTGGATTGACGATCAAGGCAATGTAGATCGCACGTGAACCTCGCAGCAGGGCGGCCGGTTTTCCAGAGTAACGCAGCTCCACTAGTTCGACATCGGTCATCACGCCGCTTCGCCGCCACAGTTTGGCATAGACGAAAACCGTAATCATGCCCCCCAGTGCAAACGACCACCAAACCCAGTTCCCGGCAAGACCGTGCTGTATCGTCAAACCGGTCACCGCCAACGGCGTGTCGGCAGCAAATGTCGTAGCAACCATCGACGTCCCGGCAATCCACCACGGCAACGACCGCCCCGAAATGAAATACTCCGTGATGTCCTTACTGGCTCGGTTCCGGAACCAGAGTCCGATCCCAAGGGTGATTGCGAAATAGGCCGCGATCACCAAATAGTCAACAGCGGTCAGTATCATGGTCAGCGTGGTCGTGCAGTGGAATCGAAGTCGGACAGAAGCCGTCCATCGTAGCGAAACTGGTCCGTCGTTTTTCCATCGGAGTACTTTTTTCTAGAATATCGCTGCTGCTGTTCGATTCTTTGCGAAGGCATCCGCAACGACCGTATTAGCGGAGTACAATCTTGCCTAACAGCGATCAACAAATACCGTTCTCGATCACTACCGTTCCGTCAGAGCAACCATGAAAAAAGTCACCGCAAACTCCAACACCGACCAAAGTACTTCCCTGACACGGCGGCAGCTGCTTAAAAGCACCACTGCCGCTACGGTAGGAGTCATCGCCTGCCCTGCGTTTGTACGCAGCGCGTCCCTGGGCTCCCAGTTGCAAGTCGCATGTATTGGCGTTGGCGCAATGGGCGCCCGAACGATGAATAGTGTCGCGTCCCATCCCAAGGTTCAGATCACGGCGTTATGCGACGTCGATTCGAATAACCTGGGCGCCGCTGCGAAAAAATATCCAGAAGCCACGCAACATCGCGATTGGCGGGAAATGCTTGCCAAGCGTGCCGACAAATTTGATGCGGTCACCATCGGCACCCCCGACCACATGCATGCCGCACCAGCGGTCACCGCCATCCGAGAGAAAAAGCATGTGTACCTGCAAAAACCGATGGCAACGACACTGCACGAATGCCGCGTGATCACAACCGAAGCTGCCAAGGCTGGCGTCGTCACCCAGCTCGGTAATCAAGGCCGCTCCAGCATCCAAAGTCGCCAAACGGTCGAACTGATCCGCAACGGCGCAATCGGTAAGATCAAAGAAGTGATTCTGTGGGAAAATAAGAAACTCGGCTGGTGGCCCAAGAACACCGACATCCGTGGCGCTGGTGATCCCGTACCCAAAACATTGGACTGGGATCTTTGGTTGGGCGTGCAAACGCCACGGCCCTACTTCGCCAACACTTACCATCCACAAACTTGGCGAGCTTGGTACGGATTCGGCGTCGGTGAGATGGGCGACATGGGATGCCACCATTTCGACACCAGCTTTGACGCGTTGAAGCTAACCGCGCCGCTCCGCGTAAGACAAGTCACGCCCATCACCACCGGCCCGCTGTGGGGCAAGCGGCGAAAAGTCGAACTGGTCTTTCCGGGTAGCGACATGACCGCCGATGACACGGTTAAATTGACTTGGCATGACGGCGACCTGCGTCCCGACGCAAGCCGAATCCCATTGCCGGCGGGAGTCGACACGCTACCCGAATCAGGCACCTGCTGGATTGGTGAAACCGGCACCATTTTCAAGAACTATCGTGGTGGATCGCCTGTGGTCTTATCCGATTCCCAATCCCCTCAAAACGCAGACCTTAGCCCCATCGCGAAACAGGATCACTACCACGACTGGGTCGACGCAATCATTGAAGGGCGTGAAGCCTGCGGCGGTTTCAGCCATGGCGGCCCGCTGACCGAAGCGATTTTGGTCGGAGCAATGGCC comes from the Roseimaritima multifibrata genome and includes:
- a CDS encoding RNA polymerase sigma factor, yielding MPQPIQLQIDQIFRDASRQVFASLARGFCDLDLAEDAMQEAFATATIQWPHSGVPDNPIAWLITTGRFKAVDVIRRREKLKEISAEVANRLKQVAQVNASRSGAQIEDDRLRLIFTCCHPAIDLKIQVPLTLREVCGLTTDEIARAFLTTPATMAQRIVRGKAKIRDAAIPFAIPELADLPDRLDSVLSVIYLIFNEGYSASSGDSLTRADLSSEAIRLCRLLLELLEDAEVMGLLALMLLHESRRETRQTSDGDIVLLEDQDRSRWDQDLITEGQRLIERSLASRRFGFYTIQAAISAVHAGAASPNETDWNQIVALYNVLLRIEPSPVIELNRAVAVAMHDGPESGLKLIEAILDRGELLNYSLAHAARGELLRRIGRTTDASEALETALTMTQQASEKRFLTKKLAKLRSL
- a CDS encoding DUF1501 domain-containing protein, giving the protein MSTNRRNFLYSMGTSLGSVALSAMLADEAAATSPSNAAKPTGPMAPKQGHFPAKAKNCIFLMMEGGPSHIDTFDPKPSLGKMHLKEFTRKGEQKSAMESGKRYYVESPFGFTKHGESGADMADNWTHLASVADDLCFYRGCQVDSVNHPTAMYQMNCGNRFGGDPGLGAWITYGLGSENQNLPGFLVLPEVSYPQGGAANWSNGYLPAFYQGTPLRPKGSPILDLRPPAGVTSERQRANLDFLSQINATHAAEHPGHDDLNARIESYELAFRMQTEVPNAIDLSGEDSRTLDMYGIDGKATDSFGRKCLLARKMVEKGVRFIQLYNGSWDSHDYIERAHGNLVRGVDQPIAALIKDLKQRGLLESTLVVWCGEFGRTPDNGVRGGVAYGRDHNPNAMTIWMAGGGCKAGHTIGATDELGMSAVENVHHVRDFHCTLLRLLGLDDNKLTYYHAGRFKQLSQFGGKVIGELIAG
- a CDS encoding PSD1 and planctomycete cytochrome C domain-containing protein; this encodes MGKLDRLARRCVVICLFGFSVCLLIGSFSIPAHADEPSAITDESEILFVRRIAPLFREKCLGCHGQDPELIEGNLDFRSIHPLTAGGESGEAGIVVGNPEESSIYLASLRGEEDFSAMPPKESEALSDQQLSWLKRWIETGAKWPTEETVKAIEQQYAEAWSAEDGVIVATSGGLDANWTNRRYDPAGLWAYQPLKHAEIPPGQKSPIDHFILDTMPDGLAVAPRADRRTLIRRAAFDLTGLPPTPEQVANFLDDPADDQVAFAALVDRLLDSPHYGERMAQHWLDVTRYADSSGFANDYERGNAWRYRDYVIRSFNDDKPYNDFIREQIAGDEITPDDPEGIIAAGFLRMGPWELTGMEVAKVARMRFLDDVTNSVGETFLGQSLQCCRCHDHKFDPIPTRDYYSVQAIFATTQLADRQAKFTSDENIAGFEERTYLEARSKGYENVREQMDKALLENAEQWYAAENRDMEQWKEAVAKAKQGKTARGVFVAARKSLMASGIKQQDLPPIKVGFTPQQFGLERVARKGLERLKWEFDRYQPFAHSVYNGHTPSLKSVPNPLRLPKDRTKGELETPVIHTGGDPFAEGEPVQPGVLSVITNQVSTEVPKTISGRRTALANWIADSANPLTTRVIVNRIWQWHFGQAIAGNPNNFGSTGKRPTHPLLLDFLAQQLIAGDWSIKSLHRQIMNSDAYCRSSHHPDRKQLSNLDPQNESYAAFMPRRLSAEELRDAMLSVSVQLNDAIGGIPCRPIINAEVALQPRQVMGTFAAAWTPNPKPAQRNRRSIYVLKLRGLVDPSLEVFNAPSPDFSCERRDTSTVTPQVFTMFNSHSTHTRALALAKDVMTDNADPSEVIRRVYSRLFSRDATDREITRCLAHWNQIETMLPSEAPNREPPPRQIVREAVEENTGERFTFIERLHAVDDFEPDVQPSDVSRRTRALADLCLVLLNSNEFVYVY
- a CDS encoding YciI family protein encodes the protein MKFICLGYSDHAKFAEMSEAEIGALMDECFAYDDVLRRGGHFIGGEALQAAEQAVTLRYRNGTAEATDGPYAETKEQLGGLLILEADNMTHAVELMSKHPGVKAGPFEIRPADETINAMIEARNQQSNSQNQQ